ATAGTAGATATCAAACGCATATCTTGGTCTCCCCAACGTAGAGAATGCTATGCTGCTGTGTTCCGGCGTAGCATGGGAGATTACTGAAAAACTGAAGAGAATGAAGCAGCAAGACAGCACCTTTTGACGCGAGGTCTTCATTTTTCCACAACTATTATCATCAAAGATAAGAGTTGAATTTAATCAAGACAAAGAAGTCGATACGTACGTAAGAGCTGACGCAGAGGGAAGTGCTACTGTATCGTTTTGGGTTGGGTTTTGGATAAGGTCACGTGTACACTTGGTGGTACACAAACGAAAGGTTGAAGGGAAATCGTCTCTGCCTATTTAGAATTTTCTGTAGATCTGGGGCCCCATGCAAATTCAATAATGTGCTGATTAAGCTATATAAGATAAAGATTTTAACTTTATAATCCAAATTCCCCTCTCAACATACATTAAAAAACTCCCCTGGTTAAAAatcattatatttttattatttcgaAAATGGTACTTTTGATTTCGGTAACTCTTAACTTCATAGTAATTACACAAACATGCATACTTCGAAATGAACATCTGAACGAGTTTAAAATTACCCTTATTGATTTTGCAAAGTTGAACGGTCGTTATGCAATTTACCTAGTAATACGATTGCACACATAAATAAACCTCTGGTACATTACAAGAAGTACAATACACAACCAAACAAATGAAAAGGTAATAGTTAAGAATCACGTGAAAACCATAGTGGTAAATCCCACTGCCACAGTACCTGTCAATCATTCTTACAACCATGCCAATTATATTCACACCCCTTGCGCAGCAATTAACTCATCGAAGTTCCTCTGCACTAAATTTGTTCCATGCTTCCTATGAAACACAAGATTAAACCGAGTGAGGAAATAGCAGTTTAACGAATCTAATTTGGGTTCATCCAAGAACATATTGGTGGATTCATGATGATTAAACAGCAGTACCTTGAGAAGATCAAAAACCTTTTCAGCAATAtatttttgttggatattaGATCCCTTTTGTTGAACCTTGTCCGGATGGACGTATAAGGTCGCCTTTTTGTAGACCTTCTTCACCGAATCTGAAGTAATCATATCTGTCAATGAAACTGGTCTCCAACCACATTCAGGCCACAAGACCTGTACAAAATAGCATACACATATGTTTGAAGTTGAAGCGCAAATATTCAACTAAAATTTAACTTTAAGCAGAAAATCATAGTGGCCCACCACATTAACCCCAGCCATTATGCATTAGAAACAAACCTGTTGCAATGAGGACAACAAAGCACGTAGATTGCCTTCTTTTCCTGCAGCCCATCGGCGTATATCATTGTCCAAAGTTTCTGCAAGCCTCTGAATCAAGTGATCCGATAATAAATTATAACAAGGTGTGATCTCGAAGATGGTAACTGTAACACAAGCATGAGCAAGTGCCTGTGCGTGCGCTCATAAGAGTGCTTTCTCTAAATTTTCAGCATCACTTACTTGTTTCTCTTCCTGCTCGAGCTGAATCTGAAAATCACGCTGGTTCTTGTCAACTAGTGCTTTAGCCTGGAAAGAAAGATGATGAATTCTTGTACGCAATATACAAAAAGTATCAGTTCCAAAAACCAGTAGAAGAGCTCAATACCAAGAAACTTTTGTAAATGTACGGCAAATATATTGAGTATTGATGGTTTGTGAAAGCTGAGGCAAAAGACATTCTCATAGGCCCGACCCCACTCCCTAAGCCACTGCAACTAGTATGGGACACTAGAACACATTGCGAAAAGAAATGAAGGAATTGGTAGAAATGCAGCTTCGCTTTGCTGACTTTGGAAATATAACTACAATGTCTGATGTCTCATGATTCAACAATCAaaactaaaaattaaataaacacggGTATATTACATGACGTGAAAGACTCCTATTTCCATGCCAATAAAATAAAAGGTGAGAATTGTCCCCTTCAATGACAACAAATGAAGTAGCATGATTGTTGATACAGGCATTTGAGTTGTCAACTACTTCAATATCTGGAGCccataataaaattttcaaatgccAGCATAGTACTGATCTGGAAAAATAACCAGGATGCATGATCTAAGAAACAGACACTTGACAAAATGAAACTGAGAACCAATCTTACCATTCGTCCATACATTCTCATATGACGATTTAGTCTCGCTTTCCGTCTTTCTTTAGGTTCTCCTTCAATTTCATGAAACTCCCCTGATGAAGTGGTAACATCTGGAACCGGTGATGTATAAAGAAACCAATGAATGCCCAAGCTAAAAGGATATAAGAATCAGCATCACTTGACAATATCTAAGTTATATATACAGGTTGAGGTTCTCAGTGGTCCGACTTTGTGACACCaattaatttttatgaaaatatcgTATTTATTTAGATAACTAACATTTTTCATATAATTTACTCATAATTACAATATTCATAGCTACAATATCTAATccactttaaaaattcaaaaaattcagATATTATCTCTACAAATcacatatttaatataattgtaTTATCATTATCCAAATAGTAATtaaaaactataaaaaaaattatgaatcaaCTCGATCTATTAATGATCATGATTCATGTACATAATAGTCATTATTTTACACAAGCATTGAGGGTATGACGTTcacttatattttattaaaattatcttCAAAGCAAAAGAAACTAGTATTATTACGCATATCCTTGACCAAATATTTGTAGATCATCTTATGTTGATAACAGGTTTTGTTTGAATTATCCATTCTTGTAGTGACTAGTGAATAAGATAATACATGCACGGCGATCAATGTTGTACAACTAAGGTAGTGTTTGCAAGAGCTTATTTTAAGTGCTTCTCAACTTCTACATACAATTTCCGAACATTAAATTGGTTAGAATCTTGAAAGCACTTAAAATAAACTCTTGCAAACACTTACTAAGTTTAGTTTCAAAATCCTCCAGAATTAAAAGATAATCATTATGATATCATTTTAATAAGGCCAATATTATTTACAATCCAATTTATATGCCTCATACTCCACTTAATGTAGTTCCAGAAATTTGTAAGTACCTCCAAAAAGTGAAGTGAAGTCACCCCCAATATTTGTCACAGAAGAATTTATGCTTGTGCTGGAAGAGGACCACAACGGAGTTTTCTTCACTACagtaatttcttcttcttgaaAGAAGGTTCCAAACAGGGAATCCTGGACGATATAAAATAACTTCGATCAAATAATAGAAGTCTCAAGACATTGTGAATTAATAGTGAAAAGTCAAATTATTCCACCGTAGTAGAAGTTGATCTCGCAGCATGGTCTTGCCGTTTGCCACCACTAAAAATTGCATCTAGAACATCCACATTTTGAAAACCATTTGAAGCAGTGTCAGCCATTGGTCTTTCAGTTTTGGTCCCTGTGTCATTAGTTCTAGAATCATTTTGGTGCAAGCCGGCAGCAAACTCATCCAGGTCATCCAATGAAGAATAAACATTGCCTTTTCCTTGTTCTGAGGGACTACCGGATGGCCATGAGGCATCTTCCTGAGATAAAGGTGATTCAAAGGCTACAAAAGGATCATCTTCTACAGTCAATTTTGATTTAGAAGAATGACCATTTAACTCTGAAGAAAGTTTCGCCTTTGGACGTTGCCTGTGGAATGTACAAAAAGATAGGACCTTTTTTTACCAGGTTGGAACCAAAAATTGAAGACAGAtaaagaacaaaaattgaaGGCAGATGAAGAACGCGAATGAGAAAAACATCCCTGAAGTGGTACTGTGAAATTTCTTAGAGCGTGACATAACAGCCAGCAGGAAAAAACACAGCAGACAAAATTGAATGATTCTTAACTTTTTCGTAAAAAGAAGAGATCATACATCAGTCAACCTGAGCTCAAATCATGCACAACGCATGCATTTCATCCGTTAAGTTTTTCATTCTGCTTCGCATAAAAGCCGAGCTGCTGTAATATTAAAGTTCTTAGCGCCAATACTAATGTTCATAAGGTGCACTTGCAAGAACCAAGTAAACGACACCAAAAAGTTCTTACAAATTCATTAAATTACCATTACGCGCCTTCTTAAGACCGCGACACTAATATACTCACTCATATCAGGAATTACCATCGCTACTTCTTCAATTTAATACGAATCTGCAGAGATCATATATTGGAATTTGGAAAGAAATGACATGCGATATAACAGCTACAACAGATGTTACAGATCAAAATAAATGAATCAACGCATACCCATTTTTTGACGAATTAGCTCCCCCAAATCCTGGTATCA
The Primulina eburnea isolate SZY01 chromosome 5, ASM2296580v1, whole genome shotgun sequence genome window above contains:
- the LOC140832571 gene encoding uncharacterized protein, whose product is MDEFGVLVQSIGFKAHGKSAPMAKSKIKHNSHFSGSSSICTSSFNDSSSLPVDELDGIFRSNVNVHKSGQPHNFFGDDDVFGGTVPGSGQYGAIDLESVLNSSNHGNSGGGLDSVGFDVFEDFQGAKPKKIDPVDDLVGNLGVNSIGKPEEKGSGYDDLIPGFGGANSSKNGQRPKAKLSSELNGHSSKSKLTVEDDPFVAFESPLSQEDASWPSGSPSEQGKGNVYSSLDDLDEFAAGLHQNDSRTNDTGTKTERPMADTASNGFQNVDVLDAIFSGGKRQDHAARSTSTTDSLFGTFFQEEEITVVKKTPLWSSSSTSINSSVTNIGGDFTSLFGDVTTSSGEFHEIEGEPKERRKARLNRHMRMYGRMAKALVDKNQRDFQIQLEQEEKQRLAETLDNDIRRWAAGKEGNLRALLSSLQQVLWPECGWRPVSLTDMITSDSVKKVYKKATLYVHPDKVQQKGSNIQQKYIAEKVFDLLKEAWNKFSAEELR